A region from the Prevotella melaninogenica genome encodes:
- a CDS encoding IS1634 family transposase: MHANVQTRFNPATGDMAPYYRIKESYRDVQGHVHSLILLNIGFEPSLTAVQVRKIAYALTERFKNRSTPSLFKEHLDGLTPIEQAKADEWWSRMEQEGGIDRFNKEEQKSLRKYENYVDLETAKYTDARNVGAEWLCKQTIDKLQLEGFLRRNGWTENTIRTALSALIVRTVYAVSERSSYYYLRDNSAAGELYSGVPGWTPGINSLYKVTDKLYELKEQLERHLCNVTDDLFNIDNKLMLFDLTNFYFEGSKRNSDKAKFGRSKEKRSDCKLLVLALCINKEGFIRYSSILEGNTADPKSLPDMIDTLAKKNPSRTKDTLVVMDAGVATEENLELIKRKGYNYLCVSRTKMKDYTLSDDNRSVTVMDARRQKITLKEVKTEDDKDYYLEITSPSKAMTESSMNRVWRERFEMELQRINDGISKKGGTKTYEKVVERTGRAIQKYPSIAKFYQISYIKDEKKPKQMLRIDWEIKDLSAMESGHGIYFLRSNVRTLDERVTWEYYNLIREIECTNRQLKNDLNLRPIYHQKDERSDAHLFFGLLAYWVVNTIRCQLKREGESCYWTEIVRRMSTQKLVTTKGKNPLGENIEMRQCSSPSKQAKQIYDKLNLKHSPYKKNKICRTQNP, from the coding sequence ATGCACGCAAATGTACAGACACGATTCAACCCTGCAACAGGCGACATGGCTCCTTATTATCGCATTAAGGAGTCATATCGTGACGTGCAGGGTCATGTACATTCGCTAATTCTGTTGAACATCGGGTTTGAACCTTCACTTACTGCCGTACAGGTTCGAAAAATTGCATACGCACTTACCGAACGCTTCAAAAACAGAAGTACACCCTCGCTTTTCAAGGAACATCTTGACGGACTTACTCCTATTGAACAGGCAAAGGCTGACGAATGGTGGAGCCGTATGGAGCAAGAAGGTGGAATCGATAGGTTTAACAAGGAAGAGCAGAAGTCGCTGAGAAAATATGAGAACTACGTTGACCTTGAGACGGCAAAATATACTGACGCAAGGAATGTCGGTGCTGAGTGGCTCTGCAAGCAGACGATAGACAAACTGCAATTAGAGGGTTTCCTGCGCAGAAACGGCTGGACGGAGAATACGATCCGCACGGCTTTGTCAGCATTGATTGTTCGCACAGTATATGCAGTTTCTGAACGTTCGTCTTATTATTATTTGCGCGATAACTCAGCTGCTGGTGAACTTTATAGTGGAGTTCCTGGCTGGACACCAGGAATCAATTCTCTGTATAAAGTCACTGACAAATTATATGAACTAAAGGAACAGTTAGAGCGTCATCTGTGCAACGTTACTGACGATCTCTTTAATATAGACAACAAGTTGATGCTCTTCGACTTAACCAACTTCTATTTCGAGGGCAGTAAGCGTAACAGCGACAAGGCTAAGTTCGGTCGGTCAAAAGAAAAACGCTCTGACTGTAAGCTACTTGTACTTGCACTATGTATCAATAAAGAAGGTTTTATACGTTATTCTTCTATCTTGGAGGGTAATACAGCAGACCCCAAGTCTCTGCCCGATATGATTGACACGCTGGCAAAGAAGAATCCATCACGGACAAAGGATACGCTCGTTGTCATGGATGCAGGTGTTGCCACGGAAGAGAACTTGGAGCTGATTAAAAGAAAAGGTTACAATTATCTCTGCGTATCTCGTACGAAAATGAAGGACTATACGCTCAGTGATGATAACAGGAGTGTTACGGTAATGGATGCCCGTCGGCAGAAGATAACGCTGAAAGAGGTTAAGACAGAGGATGACAAGGATTATTATCTCGAAATAACATCTCCTTCGAAAGCTATGACAGAGTCGTCCATGAACAGGGTCTGGAGAGAGCGTTTTGAGATGGAACTGCAGAGAATAAACGATGGAATCTCTAAGAAAGGTGGAACGAAAACCTATGAAAAGGTTGTTGAACGTACAGGACGTGCCATACAGAAGTACCCATCTATAGCGAAGTTCTATCAGATAAGCTACATAAAAGATGAGAAGAAACCCAAGCAGATGCTGCGCATAGACTGGGAGATAAAAGACCTCTCCGCAATGGAATCTGGTCACGGAATATACTTCCTCCGCAGCAATGTCAGGACACTTGATGAGCGCGTGACATGGGAATACTACAATCTCATTCGTGAGATAGAATGCACGAACAGGCAACTAAAGAATGATCTCAACCTCCGTCCTATCTATCATCAGAAAGATGAGAGAAGCGACGCACACCTCTTCTTCGGTTTATTAGCCTATTGGGTGGTAAACACCATCCGTTGTCAATTAAAACGAGAAGGAGAATCCTGTTACTGGACCGAGATTGTACGACGTATGAGCACCCAGAAGCTCGTCACAACAAAAGGGAAGAATCCATTAGGAGAGAACATCGAGATGCGCCAATGTAGTAGTCCTTCGAAGCAAGCAAAACAGATATACGATAAGTTGAACTTAAAACACTCACCATACAAAAAGAATAAAATTTGTAGGACACAGAACCCATAA